The Festucalex cinctus isolate MCC-2025b chromosome 10, RoL_Fcin_1.0, whole genome shotgun sequence region CTTTCTCTTCCCTGTATTGAACATTCATTTGGCTAGCTGATGTTTTAAGACACCAGTTTTCCCTTCAGCTAGAACAAACATATAAATCAGCAACAAATTGAGGAATAATTCTTGCTtccagtaatatttacactcttTCCTTGGTCAAGCGCCAAGATGAAATCATGCACGCTTTCAAGCGAGGAAAATCCATGTGTTTTCGGCTTTACTGTGTGTTTGGCAGATTTTCTAGTTCAATATCATAGCTACTGAAATTCAGTCATcgtttttgtatgtgtgtgaagCTGAGCTCTGCCGATAACAAGGCTGAAGAAAGCTCACCTAGCTTTTCTACAGAGACACATTTGTACTAAAGCGACGCGTGAGTGACTCCAAAGCCGACCTGTCATTAGGCCCGGTAGACACAGACCGCCTCCTTGTCTGTGCTTTTCACAGTGCCACTCTGTTCTATTCTGATTAACTCGTTCCTGCTCACACAAGTCAATCATGGGTACACAAACAGACCACAGAGACGCTGTGATAAAACACACTTTCTTGAAAAGGCTtccttaatttgttttttagccCCTCCTTGCGTTGCTCTTTGGGTCTTAAGTGAATTTACCAGAGAGAACATACATTGAGCAAAAATCATTCACTTAGTGTGCCTTGTGCACCATTCTGCCATGTTGCACACACGTTGCTGAAGCTGAGGCATAAAGGACACACAAAGgttttacaaaatatttttaattggaCAGATTGAATGACACCTGGCAGTGTGTCACAGTCTTCCTTTCCTTCGTACAAGTATACCCTTATCTCTGGCATCATATGCAACATCTTAATTTAGCATTTCCGAAATGGGGCTGCAGTGGTTTTTGCAATAAGGCTTTCGTGACAGTATGCATAAATATTTTGAGTTGCAACAAACTTAAAAGGAATGAAAATACAGAGAGAGGATGAATGTTTGCTTTAATTACAATGAGAATTTGCTGGCATCTATGTGCTACTGCAACCCTAGTCATCACAGGCAGTTTGAAATTGGCTAACACATGAcataactgggcaaaatatcaaCAGAAAAGGCTGAGCTTACCATAAATATCCACTGATAtaatagggggggggggggggggggggggacacaacGAGTCGCACAAGTGGCAGTGTGAACATTTTGGCCTGAGTAGAATCACACCTTAAGTTAAGCTATCACAGGCAAAGGCCTAAGGTATTTACACGCCTGTGTATTTCAGTGCCAGGAATTGCTAAAAATGTAGTGTGACACTCAAAAAGTAATATCCAAGTTTATTCTTTAGCCCACAATATGAACATAATTACTTTCAATGGTGATGGTAAGCTGCTCCTGAGGAATAtcttaagtatttaaaaaaaacaaaacaaaacattcccaCGTTCCAACTGGAGTCAACTGGGACATGGGAATAATACTGATTGTCACAGGAGCCTTATGCTCAATTCAGACTGTATGATTCGAGTGAAACAATTCTGAATTTTTTCTTACTTGAGGTTCAGGACTGTTTATATTAATTTCGGCATGGAGTTCATCATTCCGTGCAAAAGCATGCCGTTGTTTATTCCGCCTTTTCTTTAATGACAAGTCTTTCTCCTTGTACCTGTACAATGTGTATtcaggaatattttttttgtgaaacaagGAAGGCGATTTAGTGAGCCACTGTGGCGAGGTTCTAGTCAATGGGTCGGATCATCAGGCGCACAGACTTGAGCGAGTAGAACCCCCCTCCGTATTCGGCCCAGAAGATGCCGTCTTGAAACTTGCTGCGGTAAACTCCGCCGCTGTACCACACGCCATTCAGGTTGGTCTGGCCACATGCGTTGTACCACCATCCGCCCTTGTGGAAGTGTGCGCAGTTGCCTTAAGGAGGAACACAATAGTAGCAATCAAGAACAAGCAAAGCTGATAGATCAGTGACAACAAATACTTATTGATAGTAAAGAAACTTGAAAATCACCATACATGTAATCTGTACTAAagtatatttttctatttttctattttactccCTACATTTGGAACAACTGTACTTTGTAGTCCTTATAATTGCTCTGCTGTCATGGATGAcaatacaacacaaaaataaaagacacttgtaCTTTAAAAGCTCTATTTTTAGACAAGTATCTGTACTTCTACTAAAGTACAAAGTATTAGTATTTTGGCCACATCTGACAGTCACGTACCTGAGAAGGCATCCTTGTCTCGGTCCAGCGTGGTGAACTGTTTGCCGTTGTGGCTGGTGAAAGAGTCACCGGCGTTGCCTTGGTAGGCGCCCAGCCTCAGGCGGTAGCCCTCACTCTCCGGCTCCAGGCGGAAGCTGCTGTACTCGGCATACACCTTCTTGCCGTTCCAGTCCTCCAGCTCCACCATCAGTTTGTAGTCACCCTGCTTGCCCAGGTTGTAGATGTTCTCCAGCCCCAGCCAGTGCTCCCCATCAATGTTGCCAAAGCCTCTCTGCGAGGGAAAGGGTTTTTCATAAGTGGGAGAGCTGGGTGATTAATTTtcgataataataatttttctaaaagtgaagggaaaaaaatgacgatCATGGTGGGCCAATCAAATCCCAAGAAATGTAAGCAATCGTACAGAGTGCTTCTAATGCAATGCAATCTTTTCACTCTTCTCAAATGTGTCTGAGGTCCACAATCAAGTAAAACAGAAACGAATGTCTTGCTTATGGAGAGGATAATTTCTATTAAAGCTGTCACTGATCTGTCAGGATGTCAACGTGGCTCTTCTTAAGCAAATTCACAGCTGCAAAAGGTGCTTTTCTTGCTGCGTTGCCCAACGGCGGTGcaggtttttactttttatactttttagTGACGTGACAAactccttcagcatacatttttcTGAAGAAGGTTGTGTATCGCAAAAATGTCgtgaaacaaaaggctgatgcATGGGAAGGATAAACACATGTTGCATTTCCATCTCAGCCTACCAGCACTTTGCTAATTCTGTATATTTGCGTTACGGTCCCTGGCCACGACTGCACTTTGTTTGAAAATATGCAGCTAAACTGTTTACAGTCACGGAACACGCGTTCATTTAGTGGCCCCGAAACGAACCCTCCAACCGCCATTTTCTAAAGCGCATGGCCTCATTAGGGTCGCGGGTGAGCTGGTGCCAAGTTCGCCAACCCTTGCTGACTTTGTGCGAGAGGTAGGTTACACACTAGATTGGTTGCCAGTTAGTCACAGCTCGAAATGAACCCCAAAGACAAAGTTCATCTTGCATTTGATGTCTTTGTTACAAGCTTGACAAATTTTTTAAGAGGCAAGGGACTTGAATCAGACTTGGAATTTTGGGACAAAATTCAGGAAAGACAGCAACATAACTTAACAAATAATACCtgtttacatttgaaaatgtggCGTGCAATTTCTTTGTATCCACGTACCTTGTAGTTCTCCCAGTTGCGAAAGAAATTAACCGAGCCGTCTCGCCTCCTCTGCAACACGGTCCAGCCGCCGTTGTCGAGGCTGTGTTCGCACCAAACTTGTATTAGCCGCTCGCTGCCGTCAGTCTTCAGCAGGTACATCCCACTGGTGGTGTGACCGGCTTTGCGCACCTGGAAACAGTCCTTGAATGGACCTGAGgtttaacaaaaaagaaaaatcttatTGAAATCAAAGTCCACAAATTGTAATGAACctccaaaacaaattaaatcaagacaaacataataaaatacagcaatagtagaaacaaaaatcaaatgcaaaataatctaaagataaataatataatgtacataaatctaaaaataagtAAAGTGCAAAATGATGTAGAAATGaatgcaataaaatatataaggataatataatctaaaaaaaaaaatgttaagttaAAATTGTtctaaaaattataaaatataatatttaaaaaataaataagtaagaacaaaataatatgaaacaaaaactgGCAAAGAAATTGGTCGAAAAACGTGTCCGTGTCTGGAGGGGTTGCAAAACATCTCCTTTCAGCCGCAACCCTCCAAACATCCTGCCGTCTAAAGCCATCCAAACACGCTTTTGATTGTTGTGTGAATGAATATTCACAAGCGTATGGCCCGAAAGCAGAAACAGCTGAATCATCCCACTGCGTTTCCTCAGTTTACCCTTGTGTGAGTGTTAATAAACCAGCATGAACGTCGGTGTTGCGTGAGGGGCCTAAAGGCCTATGGAAGATAGTTTTCTCAGCTGAGTGTGGGATCACCCCAGAATCCAACATCAGGCCCCTGGTATTTAGACCTTAAACCTCCCTTACACAAGCTTCTATTTTTCTACTGATTGGTCTCCTATCCATTCCCCTATTCTTCATTTCTGTCAATGTCATGTCACGTTGTGCAAACACAAGCCCTGAAATGTTGAGATTTCAAACAAAATCAACCCACAAAGCCACAGCGGTTTCAAAAGGGGCTTAAGTTGTCCAAACAGTGGTCTGCTAATGTGTATTTATAGTAATGGTGAGCATACGTAGACCTTATTCTATTAGTGGTCaatgttgaatttattttttgtagggTGGGGGGGTGAAATGATACCTATTTCATTCTCATCCTAACTGTCAGTTCAGTATGTTGAAGATATTTGTTTCAGACACTGTACACTGTAatgacaatgaaatgaaaggctTATTTTAGTCGTAAAACCAATCTTTGTGATGATCTTTCCCAAAGCCCCCTTGTTTGTTCAAACATATGTACATAAAACAAGGAATATATATCAGTCCTACTGTTAAAAGCCCAGTATTGAAAACCACAGTATGGAAGAGACATATTCCGCGCAGGGGGGTTTACAATCACCATACAAGTTTACAAATGGTGTTCGGCGTGTTCTGACTtgcatacaagttgcattgtttttatttctaatgTAAGAAAATTGTGgcgcctttttttgtttgcttcctgttgtctccctctgttggccATTGTTTTTATGGTGCTTGTTTGTAACAAGGAATTTCTTTGCTCTGTACTCGTGACAGGTGCACTGACAATCAAAATCCATTCATAAAACTtggaatacacatttttcatacaaatattaacTATCATTCCAACTTAATGTGTTATCCTAGGTTAGTTATGGACTACAGGATGTTCCAACTTGCGTACAAATTTGGGCTACGTTACATTGACAGAAATACAGGAACTGTCGTAAACCAAGGGCCCTCCGTAACTTTCAAGTGGCCGAACCAGGGAAACTAATACAAAGACTTGTTCACTTTCCTTCAGGAATGTACATAATTATCaactaattgttcactgattgacATAAAGATCAAGGTTGCAAATGGCGGACAATGAACTAGTCGGCTGTTTTCATTTAGTGCCATACGTACCGTGTTCCTATAATATAGAATTTGGATGCTTTGGTTTTATGCACTCCTTGTGTTTCATTATACACAACATGCTCGTGTAGCCTGGATGTTCAAACTCTAGTAAGGATTTGTCAGGCTAGATCTAGTTCCTTCTCCTTGTTGGACCAAAATCTGGAGTAATTGGATACATATGCTCACTGAAGGATGGCCAATGGAGGACTGGACGATTTCACTGTCTCAATTACATGCCAAGGATgcatcaaatatatatttttttgtctgcaaGCTCAAAGAATATTCTAGATTGTAGGCTGTCAAAAGTTATTCAAGCAAAACGAGGGAAGAGGCATGATCGATAGAACAACTATAGGTTAAATTGCCAATCAGTCACTACTCTCCGTCTCAgtctgaatgttctgaactgCGCTTTCTTTGCCAATTGTGTATTGAGCAGAATTATGTTGCCCAGGGGAGTTAATGGAAGTATCTTTGGACACTGGACAGGTCAACTTCCCGTTGGTGACATTATGTTGCTCTTTAGATCACTGTCAAAAGCACCAGCAACTGGTAATGGCAAATTTATCATAATGTCTTCATATTTGTTGCTGGTCTTAGTCCCTTCAAGTATCTCCTTCAGCAGGTAAAATGCTTGCACTATACGTGCCTTGGCCATTCTTATACCTTCCATTTTGTTTGGATGTCGGATCAGGACCACTGTAAACTGAGGATCCTGCATGTGTAACTAGTACCCACCGTCAGAAGTTAGTGTTCCCTGTGGCGGCGGAGGGTCAATTCCAAAGGGGCTCGGAGTGGGCGAGTTTGTGCGCGATCCTCGCGAAAAGGCCCTGTTGTTGTGGTCCCGCTGTATTTCGTTGGTGAAGCGGTTGTTTACTGGTATCGTCTGCGGCACCACCTGAACCAGCGGCGGCACCGCAGGCAGATCAGTGCGCCCCACCGGCCTCAGGCATTGCTCTTCCAGTGCCGAGATAAGGACGGACTGGTTGTTGACCACCGCGGCCATGTTGGCGAAGCGGACCTCCAGCTCCCTGTACCTGGAGTTCAGCCGTATCATCTCTGAGGTCACGTTGAGGACACGGTTCTCCAACTGGGCCAGCTCCAGGGAGTTGTCTCGCTTCCTGATGATCTCATGCAACAGCTGCATGTAAAGCTGGGTCACCCTGGAGTTCATATTCCTGCTCTCTTTCCTCAGCAGCTTCATCTCGTTTACCAGGTTGCCGTCCACGTCCACCACCAGCTGCAGCGTGTCGATCTCACGCCGCTGTTTGCTCAGCACTTCCCGCACGTCCGCAATGTCCATGCGGGTCACTCTGTCCTTGTCTGGCTCGGGGCCTGTGGAGCTGGCACAGATTGGACCTGATAACGCATGACATATGCAGGCAGGCAGTGAGAAGTCAATATTCACAGGCATCTTTAAAGAACAGGCAGAAACGTTAAGGGTTCAAACCTGTAATTTTCTGCTCAGGCACAAGGAAGGTGTAGGAACACTTTTTGGCATGGGGGTCTGCAGGAGCTCTTTTACTTCTGTGAAGAGACGTCCTCCGGGTTTCCCTGGAGTTCCTGCAGGAACTTCCCTCCCACAGAGAGAGGCAGAGGAGGGCGCACAGGCTCCACATCAGTCCCTGCATTGCTCTTTTGGTGGGTTGATGGACAGCTACTTGTGCTCCCCTCCTCCAAGCCCCCCTGGGCCCGCCTGCATGAAGACAAGACCTTTTAAAATCCAGAGGTTCTTCCTACTCGGGTCCGTGAGCCTAAAATGCACATACAGCAACTTTGTGTAGGGACTGGTGACCAATAAAACATGAATAATAAACCTGTTATTCCTCCCTACCTTAGCTTTAGCCTAATGAAAAGCTCTGAGATGATTGTGACTTAACCTAAATATGACATCCATGTGTGTatcgtcatttttattttaagacaaAAGTCAGCTGGAATAAGCTCCTGCTCAAACACGACCCTAGTGAGGTTAAGCGgttcaaaaaatggatggatggaggcgtATAATTGCAGGAATAAAGTccttttttatagcaaaagtcatttttcccccGATTATagccatctattttttttatagactaAAGGTGTCTTTTCATAATATAAAACACAATATGAGATGAAtctggttgtatttttttttttcttgaaaaatgtgACTTTATTCTCACAACATTACAACATTTTAGTTCCTCATGCTTTTTAGAGTAGTCGTGTTATGCATGTTTGATTGGTGCTAGGATTGTCAATTTTATCCTTTGGCAAATGCCTCCTTTGTAAGGCATAGTTGCATCCAAAAAGTATTTGTGAATCCCTGCTATATTGGCTTTTGATTTAGCCCCTAACTGACAAAAGGAAACCTTAGTGGTATCGCGTGCACACCAGAGTCGGTGACAACCATAATCTTTTAAAGCGAAGGCGTTTGACGTTTTTTAGTGAGTGTTATTTGAAGAAGTGTGTCAGCAGCATTCCGATTTGTTTGCATGGAAAGACCTGAAAGAACACTTTTGGATGGCCTGCCAACTGGAGGTCTGTTTTCTGTCTGTTGGTTCTCCCATTTACAGACACCCTGTTTATCTGAGGGCCTGTAGGTTAAGAACCAATGTGTGGCGGCTGATGGCTGGGCTTTAGTTTTGCTACCTATTCTCACACTTTGCTTTCTTAGCAAACTTCATGTGCCATACAGTGATTGTTTTTTGAGCCAAggacatattttacattagagAAATCTCACAGCGtgccacaaaataaaagtgtctgTCATGGTAATATTACGGAAAATTGCAGCTTGGCAAATTGTTGATACACAGGTTAATGGTACCTTCTGCCCCCTAGTGGAAGATAATTTAATTGTTGTTCTAGTCACGATATGTCACTGACACTGTTAACAATTTTAGGAGTGATTAATTTGGTTAGAAATCACTATTATAGTGGAATGCAAAGCTAATAACTCTGACAGCAGGAATGTCGGTGCAATCTTTAATTCCTGGACCCTAAGGCAATCATCACAACTCTTGGCTCTATGCCTctctatttaaaacaaacaaacatctcaTCTGTGTCCATTCTAAACAGGTGGGAGTGTATTATGACATCCGCCTGTAAAACATGAAAGTGAAGCCCCGCTTCTTCGATGATAAATTTGCCAGCACGATTTAAGCTTTTCCATTGCATCGTCATTGCAATGTAATCTGTAAAATGTCAAACAGAATTTCTATTTTTCCCTGGTGTGTAAACTTGTGTCCAGAGGCTCTTAAAAGGGGCTTCAAGCCCCACATTCTTTACATCTAACCCAATTGTCCACTGTGTTTCTTTGACAGGAACAGCCTAGTTCATTTGACCTTTTCAGCCCGATCACAACCACACTCGCTAATAATAGCTAATTTTTATCAAGACAACCATATACACTTCCGGGAAATCACAGCATAAACATGAATTTCCTATATAATTCTGCACGTCCACCATTACATTGTTGTGTCAACATTTTTGTAGTTAAACAGTTAAAATTGCGGAAACTGCTGTGACCTAACATGACACGCACAGCTGAAAGCGAGTGAGAGACCTTCAATTAAGCAGCAAATGCTCACAGAGGAGGTGCAAAAAGAGCCGGGAGCTGAATGGGCAGACTGTGTGTGAATAACATTGCTGTCCTGGTCTCATGCTTTTACGGAGCCTTGCGACAATCACGCACTTTGATTTAGTGCAgctatacatacagtatacccAAGGCTAGATTTACATTCATGCCCAATTCTGTAAGATGCTGATGATGTATATTCAATTATGCCACTTGAGAGCAAAAAATGGGAAGTGTGCCACTTGAAGCTTGCAATGTAAATCCAGTTTAAGATGTAGTCAGAACTTAGAGGACCATATATCTTTCAACAAAGGCACCAATTACTCTTTACTCTAGTGTTAATTCTGTTTCTGTTTCCCATCAGCCAACCGACTGGCACAGCAACGCTGACGCCACCCCACTTAGCTCCCTGGTCTTGGTCTTGCCTTCTTCTAATCCGGCTGCATCACTCCTAACAGTCTGTCCTGACTCATGGCAAAGACCATGAAACCCGGTGCCTTCTGTGTCTCCTCTTAAGACGTCATTGTGGTTCTTGAGGGATTctgacaacccccccccccccccccccccccccccggattATGGCGATCGGTTGCGTGTGAGTGACTATCCGGATGAATTACTAATCTTTCCAAAGGCTAGACAACATCCAGTAATGACTTAGGCAGCAGCAATACAATAAACCAACAGTACTTGCAGGGGATATGGATGGAGCCCtgccagaaagaaagaaaaaaccagAGTAATTGACAGCCCCCAATTTGGTGATAATTGCTAATAGTGTCAACAATAACTATACCCAAACACAAACTGTGAtcccaaaacattttaatattgtTTCAATTTCAGCATTAGGcccactctttaaaaaaatatatatatatttaaaacatttattttttttgcatgcaccGCAAATGCACTTTTTCATGCACGTGGCGAACATGCTCCATAAATGTCATCAAATTCCTACATCAGTGACGTAAATAGAATTTATGTAAGTGAGAATGTGCCATAGTGTGTAAATATGGTAAATACGTTATAAGACAATGACACATGTTTTTGGACTGTTGAGAGAGTCAGGGTACCTGGATTGgctttttgaccaaaaaaaaaaaaaaaattattttattttatttatttttttaccctatATGCACTCATTTTGCAGTCAGTTTCCTCTTATAATCACGCTTTGTGCCCTCTTCCCACTCTTCCTCATGGTGGTTATATCTAAATTACTTTGACTGAAAGCAATTTGGCACACAAACGGAAACTTGTTACTTGTTTCTCTCCCCGAATGGCAAAAGGATTAATTCCATCTCCTGTCTTGTTCGTCACTCTCGACAAATGCGCTTGTTCAATAACAGAGCTGTGAAAGCAGCAAAAATCAGCATGCAACAAAGGAGCCGCCGCAGGCCACCAACCCCGCCCGCCGTACAGTATATTTTGGCAACAGGACCAGCGCCATAAGTCTTTCTAAGTGCACAGCTGGGTCCTCAACCTTCTAACAGTTATTAACAGGCCTCGCTCCTCCCGGCTCGCTATTTCTGCACGGTGGTTTAATTCAGCTACCTTGCTGTTTTTGGCACTGCCATGAAAGGAACGACTATATTTTGTATATCACCTACATGCTTTGTACTTTGGATCACACGCTCTTTCGTCCTACGGGGATTTTCGATTATTTTCAGTTGAACATGGGTGGGCTAACTTTTTtcgctttttaatttttaaatcaaacaaaatttattattatcaaaatTATACCTCCCCACCCATTGTTTAACACGACACTATGATTATCAAGTGTCGTTTATAaatgacttttttaaaaatataatctgGGGCTTCAGACCTTTTTTTCCAAGACGGTTTTCGCGGGGGtggggacatttaaaaaaaaaataataataatcggccAGTTTGCGGAAGTACCATGAGGGGACTCATTTAATCAATTTGACAGAGTGAAAAATGGCGTTATATTGGCCTTGGCAGAGGTGTACGCTCTAAGACTTCTCCTAGTCCCTGAGATTTATGGACTCATTTAAAGGTTTTTCACCCTACTTGTTCACAATGAAAAAAGCAACTCTTTGTCTCAGACGGCGTATGCAGGAGCtgagtcccccccccccgcatCCATCCTTTAATAATTCGAGCGTTAGGTAGCAGCATATTGACTATGCAATGGTTTAAATTGTTTTCCTGCCGACATATACGTATATTGATGCAAAATGTAAACCCTTCCATATGTTTCCGGTTGCCGCACGGCTGAAGAGAATGTTTTTGGTTTATAATGTTGGAAATAATAGTTTACGTATGTTTGAAGGAGTGGGGGCAAGAAATGAAAATCATACATTATTACCAGAGAGAAAATCTCCAATTCTCCAATTGTTCAACATATTTTGATGATCACATTGTGTATCTAATGTCCGTTTCAGTCAATGGCGCAGATAGCTTCTATTACATTTGTTAGAGTCTTGATTCTGGTCTTAGGATATCCAATTCTATGCAATTTGATGACTTTTTCAATGG contains the following coding sequences:
- the angptl1a gene encoding angiopoietin-related protein 1a; this encodes MQGLMWSLCALLCLSLWEGSSCRNSRETRRTSLHRSKRAPADPHAKKCSYTFLVPEQKITGPICASSTGPEPDKDRVTRMDIADVREVLSKQRREIDTLQLVVDVDGNLVNEMKLLRKESRNMNSRVTQLYMQLLHEIIRKRDNSLELAQLENRVLNVTSEMIRLNSRYRELEVRFANMAAVVNNQSVLISALEEQCLRPVGRTDLPAVPPLVQVVPQTIPVNNRFTNEIQRDHNNRAFSRGSRTNSPTPSPFGIDPPPPQGTLTSDGPFKDCFQVRKAGHTTSGMYLLKTDGSERLIQVWCEHSLDNGGWTVLQRRRDGSVNFFRNWENYKRGFGNIDGEHWLGLENIYNLGKQGDYKLMVELEDWNGKKVYAEYSSFRLEPESEGYRLRLGAYQGNAGDSFTSHNGKQFTTLDRDKDAFSGNCAHFHKGGWWYNACGQTNLNGVWYSGGVYRSKFQDGIFWAEYGGGFYSLKSVRLMIRPID